The Bacillota bacterium genome includes the window TTTTTAGCGTAGCTTGGATTAATGACGGGTCCTCAACGCCAGGGCCTAAGAAGTAATGGAGTGGCTTGCCTAAAACCCTTGCGAATTCTTGAAGGATGTGAACAGGTATTTGCCTTATGCCTGATTCGTAATTGGAAACAGCCGAGGAAGTTAAACCTATTCCCTTTGCAAGATTCGCCAAAGTACAACCGGATTGCTCGCGGGCGTTTCTCAACCTTTCGCCGATAAATTTGTAATATCGATCAAGAGCTTCTTTGTCCTCCGGCATTTTGGGTCTTACCTCAAAATCATCAGTTTCATTATAGAATTCCTCAGCCATTATAAATACCCCCGACTCGTATAGTAATGTGTACTATTTGACACGTAACGTTAATTTCCTTCTTGGCAGAAAGAAAATTTTGGAGCAAAATAAATGTTAATATAACTTCACATTATGTTAAGGTGCGAAATGATTAAACAAAAAGGGAAAGCGGTTATAGTTTGCCGGATAAGCGAATGCGAAAATGGAATTTTGAAAACTATTAATTCCATTCGAAGGAATACGCTTGTCGAAATCGCTTTTAGAACTCTGAGCGGACGAATAAACGACAAATTGAAATCTGAGGAGAAAAGCGGTTAATTGCCGGCAGATAACGCGGCAGGGGTCCTGGGGGTACCCTCCGCGTTGCTGCCGGCGTCAAACGATATTACGGAGGGTAGAGCATGTCGGATAATTGGCGGGATGAGAGGCGTAAAGTCTGGGGTATGTTGCTGGATCTGAAACGTCAGATTAAAGAGCTTGAAAGATACCTTGGAGTTGATCAAAAAAGAAAAAGTGTGAGAATACCGGAGCAACCCGCTAAGCGGGCCGGAGCGTAGCGAAGGGCCTTTACATGGGGAAGGCCCTCTGATACCGTCCACCAGGCGGCCCCGGGGGGCGCAGCCAACCGGGGAGGTAGGGCCTGGGGGACAGGGGGCCAGGGGTCCCCGTGTCAAGGCTTGCGAAGGTTCGGAAAATCGGCGCCCAGCAAACATATAACATGCTGGGCGCAAATTACATTCAAGAAGGGGTGAAAGCCTTGTTAATACGGGGAATAGACACATTAATTTTCGGATTGGATATTGAAAACTACAAAGGGGAATTGGGGTACATACTTAAAAAGTTCGATGCACTAAAGGAAGAAGCGCAAAAAACAGGGAAGGAAATAATTATAGAATTGAATGGAGTAACCCTTACTGTGGAACCGAGCGGAATGCCTTTTTACCGTTACAGACTAACCTGTAACGATTGGATTATTGGTTTTAGTGAAAAGCCGGTAAATATAAATCCAGACATTAAAGTTAGGTTAATATCGGGGTTTTTATGGTCTTACGGTTATCAGGGTGCATATGAGAAGTTTCTTGATTGGTTTGACTTTTTCGGCGTAAAAATTCTTAAATCTAAAATAACAAGGCTGGACATTTGCGCCGACACCGATAAAGTTCGGTTTGTAGAATCAGATAGAGAAGGTTTTGTAACGAGGGCAAAGTCGCATTGCAGACACCATGTTACCGAAGAACATTTTGAAGGAAGTACATTTACTGGTTTTTCGATAGGTAGCGGCAAGCCACTACTGGTAAGGATTTATGATAAAAGCAAGGAAATAAGAAAATCAGGTAAGGAATGGTTTAAGGATATTTGGAAGGATAAAGGTTGGGATGGTGAAAAAACAGTATGGAGAGTTGAGTTTCAGTTAAAGAGAGAAGTTCTTAAGGAACTAGGCATTAGCAGTGTTGAAGATGTCTGGGGGAAAGAAGATGCCTTATGGTCATATTTGACTACGAAATGGCTTCAGCTAAAAAAAGGTTCGGGGAAAAACGTTTCACGATTGCCGGATAAAAGCAAATGGAAAGTAATTCAAAAGGCTGAAATAATAAAAGAAGTTTCTCCGTTGGTTAGAGAAAAAGTTCTAGAAGGAGACTTGAAGCGTTTACTGGACCAAGGAGGCGGGATTTTGTTATCCATAGGTGCACTTACAAAATCAAATTGTATAGAAGAAGCTTTAGAAAAATTAAAAGCGTGGCAAGAAGGTAAGTTAATTGCCGAGGGTGCGAATTTTAGAGGGAAGGTAGAGTTGAGAAGAACTAAATTTATAAGGTAAAGGATTGGAATTAATTACTTATTAGAAGGAATTAGAAAAAAAGTGTCGTAGATTCATACTCAGTGAGAAGCTAGACCAAGAGTTTAAAATAATGAGGGGAAATATGATTGAGATAGAGTTAAAAAAGATAGAACAAATATTGACGCTAAAAATTAAATCAGCCCCTGATGAAGTGAAGAAGTCATTTCCCAAAGTCCTTCAAAAAAATCCTCTTTATTGGATAGCTTTTAGCAGCGATTCATTTTTTTCTTTAATATTCTTAAACGATATTTACAAAAATATAACTCTGGATAGGATGAGTAAGAGACTCGATTCTTTTCCGGGTTTGATTTTAGATTCCGAGAAAAAAGCGCCTGCGGCAATTAAGATTGATAATTCTAAATCTATGTGGGTAGGTAATTGTACTGTTAAAAACATGTACTCATTTGATCTTGGTAAAGATTCAACGGTTATTTTAGAAAACCATTTGCAATACGTAAAGTTTAATAATTCGGAGGATTATGAATATAAAATTGACTTAGCTTATATAATTTCTTTTGGGAATGAAATTAACGTAAGTAACTTGCCACAGTATTTTGAAGAATTATTGACTTATTCTATAATGAAATGGAGGCAAGAACATGCCTCCAAGTCTTGAATTGTACAATGAATTAAAAAATATGATAGAAGATACCATAAAAAGGGAAAAGGAATGTGGAGAATATCTTAAACATATTCCAGAATTCTTATTCAATGAAACATTTAAAAGGGTTGTTTATAGTGATATAGAATATAGGGGTAACACAGGCAATGCTGATTTTGTTATATCCGCAGAAGTAATCACTTCTTCGGGAATATCAACGGTTAAAGCATACGTATATGAACTTAAGGCACCGCAATGCTATATTTTTGAAAGAGATAATAATGAGCGTTTAAAACCTTCGAAAGATTTGATAAGCGCTGAAAACCAATTAATTAATTATCATGATGAAATGAGGTCGAGCGATCAATTCAGAGATAAATATAAAGTCATGCACCCAGATAATGTTTGTATAGGAGGAATTATAATTGGTTGCAGTCGATTCCATGTAAAAGGAAATTATCCTGAAAGCAAGAAAGAGGTACTTTATGAAGGCGCATGTCGAATCAGAGATCACTATTTTTATAGAAGTTGCCCCATGAAGTTGATAACGTGGGATATGATATTGCGACAATTCATCCCCAGGAAAGAAATTGTGTCAGAGACAATAATTGTTCGACCTGTAGAATTAAAATGGTCTGTTACAGGACCAACTATTATTACAGGGTCTACTTGATCTAATAAGATAACTAAAAGCCGACACCATAGCGACAGCACAGTGTCAGGGAGATAAACCCTGGTTTTTTTATTTTTGCGATTAAGTACGGATACGGGCCGTAAGGTATCAAAAGTATTTAGTAATTTCCGGCATTATGAAGGATATTTGATATTAACGTAGTAATCTATGGCTTAATTTAAAATATTTGAGGTGTTTAGATGGCTAATAATTCTTTTGATGCAGAAATATTTGATTTTTCTAAAAGAGTAAAAGCACTTAAGGAGTCATTGCCATTTGTTAAAGTATTTATGCAATTTTATGCTGAGCAAACAAAGAAAGCATATAAGGCTTTTCTTATGAAACATAATATAGAAGAAGGTGAAATTATAAATAGTATTATTAAATTAAAACACGAAGAAATTAATATATTTAGAGAAATAATAAAAGCGTTAAATAATGCAAATATAACAAATAGTGTATTGCCACGTAGTTTTATAGTATCACTCGTTAGTGTTTTTGATGCTTATATAGGGAGATTAATCAATGTAATGTTTTGCGAAAAATCCGAGCTATTCAAAACACTGGAAAAAACTATAAGTTGTTCGCAAATACATGAATTCTCAAGTATAAATCAAATAAAAGAATACATAATAGAAAACGAAATTGAGAACGTTTTAAGGGAAAGTCATGATAAACAGATTGGTTGGCTAGAAAGGAAATTAAATTGTCCTTTAAGAAACTTAGACGCGTGGAAATATTTTATTGAAGTGACAGAAAGAAGAAACTTATTTGTTCATTGTGACGGAATTGTTTCTTCGCAATATATTTCAGTTTGCAAAAAGCATGGAGTAGGCATTGGGAAGGATGTCAAGGTTGGGAAAACATTACTTGTTTCTCAAGAATACTTTACAAAAGCATGCGAATACATGCTTGAAATGGGTGTTAAACTAGGTCATGTAATATGGAGAAGATTACTGCCCAATAGTTTAAAAGATGCAGATAGTAACCTTAATAATATTTGTTATGAAATGATTAGAGATGAAGAGTATGGAATGGCAATAACACTACTTGAATTTGCAACCTCCGTAATAAAGGAATGGTATTCTCAAGAATCTAAATTAATGTTTATTATAAACAAGGCCCAGGCTTATAAATGGCTTGGAAATCAGAAAAAAAGCAAGGAAATATTACATGAAGTAGACTGGAGTGCATGTGCAGATAAATTTAAGTTGGCTAATTATGTGATAACGGATGACTATGAAAATGCGAAAGTAATAATGGAAAGAATAAATTTGTCCGGGGAAGTCACCGAAGAGAATTATAAAGAGTGGCCATTATTTAAAGAATTTGTTAAAACAGAAATATTTAATAAAACATACAAAAAAATATATGGTGAAGAATTCCATGAAGAAATAGAAGAAGTTGCTGCTACTAAAAATGATGGCTAATTATGTATTTAGTGTTGGATCAGAGAAGCCGATTATAACGAAATTTCAACGTTCATCTCAGCCCAGTTCGCTCCTCCGACACCATAGTGATTACCACAAAGTCAGGGAGAAAAGACCTGGCTTTTTTGTTTTTGCTACCGGGGCATGGTGCAAGGAGAATGAGAAAGGAAAGATACTTCAGAGTTGATTTGGAGAAAAAGGAACAGGAATTCCGAGAAAAACTCGCTTGTCGTTGTCCCGCCGGATAGCTGTGCTCCGAGCCGACGGCGACATCGGCTAGCCTCGGAGCGAACGACGGCCCGCGTATAGAGCCTGATATTAATGACTAATTTTTATCTGGTTGATAATAGAAATAAGTCTTCCTATCTTCCGTAATTCCTTTCTTACATACGGCACGATGTGCGCGCCTGTTCGCTTAGCCGAGTCTTCGCCGTGTCGCGTAAGCGGCCCTCCGGCAAAGCTATCCTTGCGGGACAAACGCCAGCCAATAACTTAAAACTGAAATGTTAATAAGTTAGGTGCCTGGCACCACCTCCCTTACATTAGTAGGAAGATGTCTGGGGAAAAGAGGACGCATTATCGCATTATGGTCCTATTTGAACACGAAATGGCTTCAGGCTTCAGATAAAAACAGGTTCGGGAAAAAATGTTTCACGATTGCCGGATAAAAGGAAATGGAAACTAATGCAAAAAGCTGAAATATTACAAGAAGTTTCCCCGTTGGTTAGAGAGAAAGTTTTAGAAGGAGACTTGAAGCGTTTACTGGATCAAGGAGGCGGCATTTTGTTATCTATAGGTGCCCTCACAAAATCGAATTCTATAGAAGAGGCTTTAGAAAAGTTGAAGGGGCACGAGGAAAAAAAGTTGGCCATTGAACGTGTGGATTTTATCAGTAAAATAAGGTCCAGAAAACTAAGATTTCTTAAAACAGAAATTAAACCTAAGTGTTAGATACTTCATATCCATGAAGGTTTTATTAGATGCTTATTTAAATACTGTGATAATCCATCAAGGTCTGGAAATAAAGAAAACCTGTTGATACGATTTATTCTTAAAAATTGCAGTGCGTCTTCTCGAACGGATATATCAAAATCAATAGGCTTAAGATAACCGGTATTAACCAGTTCACCATTAAACTCATCTTCTAGATTATTGCAAGCATTACCTTGAATTACAAAAACACTTTGCTGTACTATGATGCGAGTATTGGTTTTAATGGGGTAAATTGCCATAGATGTGTTGTCTGATGAGGTTAGAAAAATGTCAGGATACGCGAAAGTTTGAGAAGAAGGCAAAATAATCTCCTCCCTCTTAATGGACAGAA containing:
- a CDS encoding replication initiation factor, with product MSRLAKVRKIGAQQTYNMLGANYIQEGVKALLIRGIDTLIFGLDIENYKGELGYILKKFDALKEEAQKTGKEIIIELNGVTLTVEPSGMPFYRYRLTCNDWIIGFSEKPVNINPDIKVRLISGFLWSYGYQGAYEKFLDWFDFFGVKILKSKITRLDICADTDKVRFVESDREGFVTRAKSHCRHHVTEEHFEGSTFTGFSIGSGKPLLVRIYDKSKEIRKSGKEWFKDIWKDKGWDGEKTVWRVEFQLKREVLKELGISSVEDVWGKEDALWSYLTTKWLQLKKGSGKNVSRLPDKSKWKVIQKAEIIKEVSPLVREKVLEGDLKRLLDQGGGILLSIGALTKSNCIEEALEKLKAWQEGKLIAEGANFRGKVELRRTKFIR